The following proteins are co-located in the Desulfoscipio sp. XC116 genome:
- a CDS encoding MinD/ParA family protein, which produces MRIFQRNILKERRSEVIPPQDGAPYRGPRVLTVTSGKGGVGKTNLTVNLAIALAQEGQRVIVLDADLGLANVEVLLGIIPSLNLYDHLFRDVPIWDIMMPGPAGIKIISGGAGFLELANLTGSQRSKLLNSIEKLNSLADFVLIDTGAGISKDVLAFCAAADEVYTVITPEPTSLTDAYGLIKVLDRFKLHKEVGLVVNQSHGSGESFSSVQRLSNLSERYLTIKLTNLGTIPYNQLVVSAVKNQKPFILAKPQSNVAEAVKAIAYSILKKDLKVEAEGSLRGFISKLARLFK; this is translated from the coding sequence ATGAGGATTTTCCAACGTAACATTCTCAAAGAGAGACGCTCGGAGGTTATCCCCCCCCAGGATGGCGCGCCTTACCGGGGACCACGGGTACTTACCGTTACCAGCGGTAAAGGTGGTGTGGGTAAAACCAACCTGACAGTCAATCTGGCCATAGCCCTGGCGCAGGAAGGACAGCGTGTGATTGTTCTTGACGCCGACTTGGGGCTGGCCAATGTGGAAGTGTTGCTGGGTATAATACCATCACTTAATTTATATGATCATTTATTTCGAGATGTGCCCATCTGGGATATCATGATGCCGGGTCCGGCGGGTATTAAAATTATTTCAGGTGGGGCCGGTTTTTTGGAACTGGCCAATCTCACCGGCAGTCAGCGTTCCAAGTTATTGAACAGTATTGAAAAATTAAATAGCCTGGCTGACTTTGTTTTAATTGATACCGGGGCGGGAATTTCCAAGGATGTATTAGCTTTTTGCGCGGCGGCTGACGAGGTGTACACGGTGATCACTCCGGAACCTACATCACTGACCGATGCATATGGTTTAATAAAAGTATTGGATAGATTTAAATTGCATAAGGAAGTTGGCTTGGTAGTCAATCAATCGCACGGCAGTGGGGAGTCGTTTAGTTCCGTACAACGCTTAAGTAATTTGTCTGAAAGGTATTTAACCATAAAACTGACCAACCTGGGCACTATTCCATATAATCAATTGGTTGTCAGTGCGGTTAAAAACCAAAAGCCTTTCATTCTGGCCAAACCTCAATCCAATGTGGCCGAAGCCGTTAAAGCAATTGCTTATAGTATACTAAAAAAGGATTTAAAGGTAGAAGCCGAAGGAAGTCTACGCGGTTTTATAAGTAAGCTAGCCAGGCTTTTTAAGTAA
- a CDS encoding PilZ domain-containing protein translates to MSDQFEMHITQKIQVKRKDLDGWFSSSIQDVSYNVISIALPYLKDFPLVLHRGDEVQVRLAAENATYSFNTRVIGQTTDNIKLYRLIFPKEVLRIQQRLHVRLPVMLDVQYFVQTDDKKPHKFIGASIVDLSGGGMKLAVRENIKERSRLSLEFKLPLHPKPLLMKQDGLVVRSQPVDPEKGVYHLGVDFIDISRQHQDMIVRYIFERMAQQKRLR, encoded by the coding sequence TTGTCTGATCAGTTTGAAATGCATATTACGCAAAAAATTCAAGTAAAGAGAAAGGATCTTGACGGCTGGTTTAGTTCCAGTATACAGGATGTTAGTTACAATGTTATTAGCATTGCCTTGCCATATTTAAAGGATTTTCCGCTGGTGCTGCACAGGGGGGATGAAGTGCAAGTGCGGCTGGCCGCTGAAAATGCCACATATAGTTTCAACACCAGGGTAATCGGTCAAACGACAGATAATATTAAATTATACCGGCTGATTTTTCCTAAGGAAGTATTGCGGATTCAACAAAGATTGCACGTGCGGCTGCCGGTAATGTTGGATGTTCAGTATTTTGTTCAGACAGATGATAAGAAACCCCACAAATTTATCGGCGCCTCGATAGTGGATTTAAGCGGCGGCGGTATGAAACTGGCTGTCCGGGAAAATATTAAAGAGCGCAGTCGGTTGTCGCTGGAATTTAAGTTGCCTTTGCATCCAAAACCATTGCTAATGAAACAAGATGGGCTGGTTGTTCGCAGTCAGCCGGTTGACCCGGAAAAGGGGGTGTACCATCTGGGGGTGGATTTTATAGATATCAGCCGTCAACATCAAGATATGATAGTCCGATATATTTTTGAAAGGATGGCCCAGCAAAAACGCCTGCGTTAA